One part of the Thermococcus radiotolerans genome encodes these proteins:
- a CDS encoding metal-dependent transcriptional regulator — MYILHKNKGVIRVKDIAKMMRVKPPSVVDALKKLSEKGLVEYEKYDRILLTDAGRKIAEDTYSKHLLLTQFFIDILGIPPEIAEHDACQFEHYVSEITVQRIREFAQFIQEQCPYVLKQFLKEKLAENAEFK; from the coding sequence ATGTACATCCTTCACAAGAACAAAGGGGTCATCCGCGTCAAGGACATCGCCAAGATGATGCGCGTCAAGCCGCCCAGCGTCGTCGATGCCCTGAAGAAGCTCTCGGAGAAGGGACTGGTGGAGTACGAGAAGTACGACAGGATTCTGCTGACCGACGCGGGGAGGAAGATAGCGGAGGACACGTATTCGAAGCACCTTCTCCTCACGCAGTTCTTCATCGATATCTTGGGCATCCCACCGGAGATAGCCGAGCACGACGCCTGTCAGTTCGAGCACTACGTCAGCGAGATAACCGTGCAGAGGATAAGGGAGTTCGCCCAGTTCATTCAGGAGCAGTGCCCCTACGTTCTCAAGCAGTTCCTCAAGGAGAAGCTAGCCGAGAACGCCGAATTCAAGTGA